AATTCAAACAAAAATATTCCATAAAATATAAACTTTCCTCGTAACAGCACATGGAACCCCAGATGAAGGACAATGAGTGACAATGATATGAAATAATTTAAAAACTGAAGTGATACTTTgagatgatgaatgatgatggcAGCCACAAATTGACATTCTGAAGTGAATCAACCaaaagtgaagtaaaattagaaaatatgtACAACAAACATTTTTATTATGTACGTCAATGCTTCACGCAGGCTGGTCCACTGACTTCTTAGTATTTAGTAGGAATCTTGGTCAAAACCGTTCTTCAAAAGGTTGTCACTACATAAgcatttaaaaaataaataaataataaaaaaaaatgaagcagcaCCAAGTGTCATGTTGCCACACAGCCCAGTTGGGGGGAGTTTCAGAACCCCAATTTCACATAATCTCTCCCTGAATGTGCAGGTTGCCCACCTCGGAACATTAGCTTCAGTTCCTCACACTATTCACAAAACCATTTCCTTGGCAAGCACCATCACATTTCTGTTGTTCCATATATCACTTTCTATTCACAGACACACATGAATGCACTCACTTTTTCCCCTTAAAATAGTTCTGGGGACAGTTCTGGGGAAGTCTGTCTAGATGCACTGCGTGTAACTCTCACTCCTGGGTAGGTCTGAGTGGTCGTGGATCTCACCAACTGGGCTGACTCAAGCAGGTCTGCCAATTCCCGTGGGGACACCAAGTTAGGTCCTTTGGTGGTCCCTTCACCAATTAAAATAAGTGTTATTAGCTGCATCTTAATTTCTTAATTAATTATAAAAGTTGATGAATAATTAAATTACTTATGGagcaaaattatataaatagaaaacaatgaGCTTATCATGTATCTAACTCAAAAGGAGCTAATGCAAATCAATACCATATAAACGGACTAtaagacgggagagagagagagagaactggaggaGTGGGGAGTTATCTTATACATTGGCAATGGCTCAAAACCTAAATTTTTCCTCAAAATCTTGTATACTTGTTGCTTTATAGATCAGCGTATACAGTAGATATACAACACAGCAGTAATTTGTTTAGTGATAAGGTCTTTATGAACCAAGAAAAACGTGAAGGTCActgataagataaaataaaatggcaACTTATGACATTGTGTGAAATCACAACTGCAAAACTCAGATCTTGTAATCCAATGAAGGTCTTGGTCCATCTAAACCTGACTAAAGAATGGAGGTGCCTTACTAAAAAGTTCAATGGTGGTGACATCAGTGAGAATAGAACATTATCTGTAAAGGAGGTAATTAGTTCTGCTAGCAGTGATATATAAACTAAACAAATTCATGTAAGTTATTTAAACCAGCAGGACCTATACAACTAAAACATACACATGTAAGTATAAAAGTGTAAATAACCAAACCAACAACAGCACAACAGTGATCAAAGCAAGCAGCTTAACCTGAGCAGGGGATTTGTCTCTCAGACATTATCACAATGGAATAACACAGGGTGATGAACTCACTTTAAGTGAGAAAAGTTCAATTCATTTAAGCAACTTGTGCCCATGGAGTATATTACAAAACACTTAACAATTATTGCATTTGCTTCTCAATTTTATTGAGAGCAGTACCTAATTTTCAATAACTGCAAAGGTTTTAACCTTAGACAGAGCCCAGCTTTGGCCTCAAAACAacataagaggagaagaagccGGCCACACAGCTCCAGGCAGTTGACAGCCACTGGCGCCTGTCTGTTAAAAGGACTTAGTGTAAATGCATTTCTTACTCTTTGCTTTTAACAGATTCAGACAAGTAATTTGTGCTCCGTATTTTGCCTTCCTTTAATCAATACAGCAGGACACTGAAAATGCTGCATTTATCTGTTCTCCCTTGCTTTCATTTCACTTCAGAAAGACCAGTACCACTTCTTGCATGCACTTGACCacaaataatggaagaaatatTTGCATGGCAATCCTACATATGCTTTAAAGCAATGCACAGAAAGTAGATTGTAGGCTACATAGCAAATACTACTACTGTAGAGAAAGCAAGTGAAGGACACCGAACTGCATTCTTAAACAAACATGCAACAAATTACTTGCAAGCTAAGCATACTCGGCTATAAACTCTCCCAGGTTGCCATAATGCTAACTTACTCTTTAGAGGTTAATTGATCATTGAACCAAAATATATAGTGTACAAGATGGAAGCAGcaacaatataaataaactaTATTATATTGAaccatttccatttttctgtaCTTTAGTCAAAAAGATTTCGTAAACAAAAGTGTAATGTTAATGTTTCAAGTAGCCCAAATAGCCACAGAACATTACCCTAAACCACTACGAAAAGCTTCATGCTTAGCAGGGAAAAAATTATTAGGAAGATCTTTCTGAAGGCTAAGTTTGAAAATACCAAGGAAGGCTAAATACCAAGAAGCAACTCAGGAAAATTTCCATTTTCACTTGTTCTCTATTCAATACAcaaacattaaataaaataaaataaaaaatgcacaAATTTACTAAAAACTTgcaggaattattattattattattattatatatatattttttttttattattttttttttaatggaaatgcacacagctgtgtgtgtgagtgtgttgtagCAAACATCAGAACAGTAAAAGCAGCAGAGCACCGATAGCACAACACCAGCCCCCTGTGGCCAACATTGCATTATCAGCACAGTGCTGAATGTACTGACTCAGGGATGCTGCCTGGTAATGGTGAGTGTTGTGAATATATCGCCCATGGGTCTTGCATGTCCTACCTATAGCAGTGAATCTCGAAACATTACTACACTCGTACAAATGCTCTGCATCACACTACTCACTTTGAGCAGCAGGTGGTTATTTCTTACCTCTATAAAATGAGGAACCATTACCtacctttgttattttttgccaCAATGGAGCCTTGTGGTAGTGCACACggcggagaggtggcggtgGGGGAGTAATACACGGTGGCATCATTAGAATCTTCTGACTCTGACATTTCAAACATCTGTGGGGAGCCAGCACTACAGGAGCTTATGTAGCCATCTGTTTCACTGTCTGAGCTACTGAGTCTCTCTGCACGCCGCCGCATCACCTCCTCCATGGCTGGAGTGAACTGTGTGGGAACTTCTTCACCTACAGGACTCCTGCTCCCATGACAATTACTGTATAAGGTGAGAATTCAGTTACCAAGGAGGAATGGTAAGAGTAGCAATATCAAATgtgctgaaggaaggaaggttatcATCAACTTAATCATGGCAAAATGTCAAAAAATATGAGTGAGCAACTGACTAGACTGGAGCTGTGGTTATCCTGAACTTGAGAACCTTAGGACAAGGGTTAAAGGGTTCCAAAAGTCATGACCTGGAGACATTTGCAAAGCTAACAGTAAGGTTGAAAGAAACCATAAATTATGAGCTGAATGACTAATAAAAAGCTGAATACTTCAAATAAAAGGAACAAATGGGATGCCCACCTATTGTGCCGGTGACGTTTTTGACAGACGGGTGGAGAGGCAGACTTTTCCCTTATCTTATTCATGATCTCCACCATCTGGGGTGTTGGGTTGTCCAGGGAAGTATCCTTCACAATGGCCAGCCGTTTTGGTCTCTGGCTTTGTTTCCGGGCACGCATCCTCTGATTTTCCTTCTCGATCATGACGTCTGGAGAGTCAGCAGAGGAAAGGTCCATCTGGCATGGTTTGCTCAGACTGATTCCCAGCATGGATGTCCTTGGACAAGTCCTGGTGTTCACTCTACAGGGAATATAAGAGCCAGTGTGTTAAGTATCAATTACAAAACAACCCAAGGAGATTtaaaataaactaaaggtaAATTAGCATAATTTCCCTAATTTCCAATTACATCCAGAAATCAGCAGGAATCCATACATTGCACTCATGAAGTTACAAGGATCATGCACTAACTTCACCCGTACAATAAAGACTACAGCCACTTTAAGCATTCCTAAAGACATTACTGCACAGGTAGGGGCTGTAACTGCCTTTCTTTTAAGGGAAACTCATCTCTATATTTATAACGTATATGGTATCCAAATCCCAACAGATTCTTTAATTTGGGAAGCAATGTAAAATATAATCTAATAATCATGTACAAATATTAGAAATCTTAAGCAAGGGAGAAAAGATATCTTACCATAAGAAACATCTAGACCTTTTCAAATTATTCATTCTAACAAAACTGAAAGACAATGAGCAACACATGctaccttcaccacacacctgtTTCTTGGCCTGCAGGGGGAGATGTTAGAAGCTCTCATCACCTTCTTGGGAGTGACATCACctaagttttcctcctcctctgaacgCCTCTTGAATGTTTTCTAGAAAGTAAAAATTTTCATGGGATtagcaaaaacaaaataataacttgAGATTGATAATGCAATCTATAGGATGAACATTATATCcacagaagaaagaacaaatagaaaagtaaGTGTCTGTTTACCCATGAAAACCTTTACATAAATATGGTATCAGGtagaggcaagaaaaaaagtagttcTATGCTTCCATCTTTATTGATCTGACAAGTACACTTAAATAATTAGCCTTGGtacaaaaatagtgaagaactAAATTAATTTCATATTCTTGATACATACTGATACACATGTAAACACAATACACTGCAATGGCAactgaaaagacaaaacaaaatggaATAAGAGTATCAATTAAGGCATCTTTTTCTGCATCAAGGCAAGCATTTGTGGGGTTGGGTTTTCCACACCTGCATAAACCTTAGGAGTCTCAGCCTTCTTCCCTCTGAGTGTTTTCTTAGCACTGACCTTCCTATTACTAATGCTattactattttccttctctccttcttgacCAATCCCTTCACTACTTGTGCTTTGGACACTTACTGTTTTACTATTCTTTCTTGCCCCTCTAGTTTTTTTAATGGGGGGTGTCCCCTCAAGATCTTCTGAATCTTCTTTCTCCAACTCTTCACTCTTTCGCTTGCTTACCTTGCGACCCTGGCGAGATTTGGGTttgcgggagggagggacaggggtgGCTGAGGTGAATACCAGCTTCCCGTCATCCCTGTATCCCCTTGCCCTTAACCCCTCCCTCAGAATGTTGCGGCAACGCTCGTAGTCAGGCTTCTCATCAAAGGCTAGACTGACCACATATTCTAGGTATTCTTGCAGACCTGAGAGATATTCAGTTATTCACAATTATCTTAAGAAACTCAGTCTAAGCCAAGCATACAATTCTTTTAAAAAACTAAATAGGATacttaaaatacacacacacacttaagacaAGCTGGCTATGATGGTTATTTTTACACATTCTAACAAAGATAAATTGAATATCAAATACAATCTCAATACTAGCACCAGCAGCTAGTCTAGTCACCAAATGTcctgaaatgaggaagaaactgaaaagaaatagtaagtGTGAGAGACATTCCCTGAGGAAGCAAGACATTTAAAGACGTCCGATATTATAGtaacaaattaaacaaaatagaaaataattcaaCTGACCTTGAGGAACAGTGTCAGGAAAACACTGTGAGATGAACGCACTAATGTTCTCCATGCACTTCCTCTTCTGGGCAAACACATTGTTACAGTCCTGAAGATTGTCCTCCCAGGGCAGGCGAGAACAGAGCCACTGCGTCATGTTGTAGCCAAGAATTTCAAGATCACCTCGCCGCGAGTGAgctagagggaaaaaaatcaataaaattagcatataaataagtaaataaaataatgtagaGCTCTTTAGCAAGCCAGAAGTAGATGTAAGTAAAACCTTAACTTATGGCAACATAGCTAGCACATATACAACACACATCAAAGCTTACTTACTTCATTAGCTTAAAGTGTCTGATACCAGCAACAAAATGATCAAGACCAAAACTCACCACCAATGTGGGCATCCCTGGAGGTGAACTCTATAGTACCATCATGGGCCTTCCGCTGGTCATACTTGTACTCCTTGTGGCGTCCCTCATTGGCATAGTAGCGTGCCAACCCAAAGTCCACCAGGAAGACTTGGTTCTCTGTGCCCGGTTTGTGGCCAACAAGAAGATTGGATGCCTTGATGTCTGCATGCACATATTCCTTGCTATGGATGTACTCCAGCACATCCAGCTGCAGAAGGCAAGGGAAACACACTCaagattaccagagagagagagagagagagagagagagagagagagagagagagagagagagagagagagagagagagagagagagagtaacgtatTCAAAATTCATGATTCAccagtaacaataaaaaattgTGCATTACTTACAATTTGGATCCCCACTTGGTAGACAGTTTTGAAGGACAATCTCTTGCTATGGTGCTCTAGGATCTTCTGGAGGTCATTGCCAAAGCGCTCCATCACCATGAACCTGTACTTGTGGTTGTTGTACTCAAAGGAGCCAGAACCAAAAAATTTGGGCATCCCAAGACGTTTTAGCCGCTTCTCCtttttccacccttctatgtGTTCCGGCCTGGCCAGCCTCATGTAGCAGTGCATCTCAGCAAAGAGTGGGCCATTGCTGTGTGGCTCAACCTTGATGACATACTCTGCACCAATGTCCACTGGATCCTCCGTGTTACTGGACGC
The Portunus trituberculatus isolate SZX2019 chromosome 30, ASM1759143v1, whole genome shotgun sequence DNA segment above includes these coding regions:
- the LOC123510817 gene encoding serine/threonine-protein kinase VRK1-like isoform X1, yielding MPPRKTATAKSGSKGAAATKSGSKGAPKKRVAANGFKLPDPIAPGVVVKDVAKQNWKIGKSIGVGGFGEIYLASSNTEDPVDIGAEYVIKVEPHSNGPLFAEMHCYMRLARPEHIEGWKKEKRLKRLGMPKFFGSGSFEYNNHKYRFMVMERFGNDLQKILEHHSKRLSFKTVYQVGIQILDVLEYIHSKEYVHADIKASNLLVGHKPGTENQVFLVDFGLARYYANEGRHKEYKYDQRKAHDGTIEFTSRDAHIGAHSRRGDLEILGYNMTQWLCSRLPWEDNLQDCNNVFAQKRKCMENISAFISQCFPDTVPQGLQEYLEYVVSLAFDEKPDYERCRNILREGLRARGYRDDGKLVFTSATPVPPSRKPKSRQGRKKTFKRRSEEEENLGDVTPKKVMRASNISPCRPRNRVNTRTCPRTSMLGISLSKPCQMDLSSADSPDVMIEKENQRMRARKQSQRPKRLAIVKDTSLDNPTPQMVEIMNKIREKSASPPVCQKRHRHNSNCHGSRSPVGEEVPTQFTPAMEEVMRRRAERLSSSDSETDGYISSCSAGSPQMFEMSESEDSNDATVYYSPTATSPPCALPQGSIVAKNNKGTTKGPNLVSPRELADLLESAQLVRSTTTQTYPGVRVTRSASRQTSPELSPELF
- the LOC123510817 gene encoding serine/threonine-protein kinase VRK1-like isoform X2 encodes the protein MPPRKTATAKSGSKGAAATKSGSKGAPKKRVAANGFKLPDPIAPGVVVKDVAKQNWKIGKSIGVGGFGEIYLASSNTEDPVDIGAEYVIKVEPHSNGPLFAEMHCYMRLARPEHIEGWKKEKRLKRLGMPKFFGSGSFEYNNHKYRFMVMERFGNDLQKILEHHSKRLSFKTVYQVGIQILDVLEYIHSKEYVHADIKASNLLVGHKPGTENQVFLVDFGLARYYANEGRHKEYKYDQRKAHDGTIEFTSRDAHIGAHSRRGDLEILGYNMTQWLCSRLPWEDNLQDCNNVFAQKRKCMENISAFISQCFPDTVPQGLQEYLEYVVSLAFDEKPDYERCRNILREGLRARGYRDDGKLVFTSATPVPPSRKPKSRQGRKKTFKRRSEEEENLGDVTPKKVMRASNISPCRPRNRVNTRTCPRTSMLGISLSKPCQMDLSSADSPDVMIEKENQRMRARKQSQRPKRLAIVKDTSLDNPTPQMVEIMNKIREKSASPPVCQKRHRHNSNCHGSRSPVGEEVPTQFTPAMEEVMRRRAERLSSSDSETDGYISSCSAGSPQMFEMSESEDSNDATVYYSPTATSPPCALPQGSIVAKNNKDRRQWLSTAWSCVAGFFSSYVVLRPKLGSV